Proteins encoded together in one Lathyrus oleraceus cultivar Zhongwan6 chromosome 5, CAAS_Psat_ZW6_1.0, whole genome shotgun sequence window:
- the LOC127086217 gene encoding AAA-ATPase At3g50940 yields MKFDAKSLVSTMAKFDTKPFVSAMASIMVMRTIKNELIPHELLSFFQCGVGHLSRRFSPQFTVVIEEFQGMARNQVFEAAEAYLGTKATASAERIKVSKADDHKDLSFNMDRNEEVSDDFEGVSVKWKLICIQVDSSRIRHYDNDSSAVAEIRSYELTFHKKHKNKIFNSYLPYVMEIARQIKQGNMAIKIHSNEYGYWNREPVKFNHPMSFDTLAVDEKLQREIVNDLDKFVKAKEFYRRTGKAWKRGYLLYGPPGTGKSSLIAAMANYLHYDIYDLDLAVVGDNKSLKELILGMSNRSILVIEDIDCTIKLQNREEDTEASNNGHKVTLSGLLNATDGLWSCCAEEHIIVFTTNHKERLDPALLRPGRMDKQIHLSYCNFSAFKQLAMNYLCITEHELYEKIEQLLGQVEVTPAEIAEELTKDVDATECLQDLIKFLQEKKMIKEEIKNEGNVKEE; encoded by the exons ATGAAGTTTGATGCTAAGTCACTTGTTTCTACAATGGCGAAGTTTGATACCAAGCCATTTGTATCTGCAATGGCCTCAATTATGGTAATGCGTACCATCAAAAACGAGCTCATTCCTCATGAGCTCCTTAGCTTTTTTCAATGTGGAGTTGGTCATCTTTCTCGTCGATTTTCGCCACAATTCACCGTAGTCATTGAAGAATTTCAAGGGATGGCAAGAAACCAAGTTTTTGAGGCTGCAGAAGCCTATCTTGGAACTAAAGCAACTGCGTCAGCTGAAAGAATTAAAGTAAGCAAAGCCGACGATCATAAAGATCTATCATTCAATATGGATAGAaatgaagaagtgagtgatgatTTTGAAGGTGTTAGTGTAAAGTGGAAGCTGATCTGCATACAAGTAGACTCGTCGCGGATACGTCATTACGATAACGACTCCTCGGCCGTGGCAGAAATAAGATCCTACGAGCTGACTTTTCATAAGAAACACAAGAACAAGATTTTCAATTCATATTTGCCTTATGTGATGGAGATAGCTCGACAAATTAAACAAGGAAACATGGCGATCAAGATTCACTCGAACGAATATGGTTATTGGAACCGCGAACCTGTTAAGTTCAACCATCCAATGAGTTTTGATACTCTTGCAGTTGATGAAAAGCTTCAAAGGGAAATTGTGAATGATTTGGACAAATTTGTGAAGGCAAAAGAGTTTTATAGAAGAACCGGGAAAGCTTGGAAACGCGGTTACTTGCTGTATGGTCCTCCTGGTACGGGCAAGTCTAGCTTGATTGCGGCCATGGCTAACTATCTCCACTATGATATCTATGACTTGGATCTCGCTGTTGTTGGGGATAATAAGAGCTTGAAGGAACTGATTCTCGGTATGTCGAATCGTTCTATACTTGTGATAGAAGATATCGATTGCACTATAAAATTGCAGAACCGAGAAGAAGACACTGAAGCCTCTAATAATGGACATAAG GTGACACTTTCAGGACTATTGAATGCCACAGATGGTCTTTGGTCGTGTTGTGCGGAGGAACATATAATTGTTTTCACAACAAATCACAAAGAAAGACTTGATCCTGCTCTTTTAAGGCCTGGTCGAATGGACAAGCAAATTCATTTGTCATATTGCAACTTTTCGGCTTTTAAGCAATTGGCAATGAACTATCTTTGCATTACTGAACATGAACTTTATGAAAAGATTGAACAACTTTTAGGACAAGTTGAAGTTACTCCAGCTGAAATTGCAGAAGAGCTAACAAAAGATGTTGATGCTACAGAATGCCTACAAGACCTTATCAAGTTCCTTCAAGAGAAGAAAATGATCAAGGAAGAGATTAAGAATGAAGGAAATGTCAAAGAAGAATAA
- the LOC127086218 gene encoding 14-3-3 protein 9 has protein sequence MASSTNIRENFVFIAKLAEQAERYDEMVDAMKKLAKMDVELSVEERNLFSVGYKNVVGSRRASWRILSSIEQKEESKGNELNVKRIKGYRQKVEVELSDICNDIMIILDEHLIPSTNIAESTVFYYKMKGDYHRYLAEFKSGDEKKEVADQSLKAYQSASATAENELQPTHPIRLGLALNFSVFYYEIMNSPERACHLAKQAFDDGVSELDSLNEDSYKDSTLIMQLLRDNLTLWTSDIPEDSEDQKMESATKSGQEEEELGR, from the exons TG AAATGGTGGATGCAATGAAGAAGCTAGCGAAGATGGATGTTGAATTGAGTGTGGAAGAGAGAAACTTGTTTTCTGTTGGGTACAAGAATGTGGTGGGGTCAAGGAGAGCTTCATGGAGGATCCTATCATCAATTGAGCAGAAAGAGGAATCAAAAGGGAATGAGTTGAATGTTAAGCGTATTAAGGGTTACAGACAGAAGGTGGAGGTGGAACTTTCCGACATTTGCAATGACATTATGATTATTTTGGATGAGCATCTTATTCCTTCCACTAACATTGCTGAGTCCACAGTGTTCTATTATAAGAT GAAAGGAGATTATCATCGGTATTTAGCTGAATTCAAATCCGGTGATGAAAAGAAAGAGGTAGCAGATCAGTCACTTAAAGCATATCAG AGTGCTTCTGCGACTGCGGAGAATGAATTACAACCTACGCATCCTATCCGATTGGGTCTTGCTCTAAATTTCTCAGTGTTTTATTATGAGATAATGAATTCACCTGAAAG GGCCTGCCACCTTGCAAAACAAGCGTTTGACGACGGTGTCTCGGAGTTGGATAGCCTAAATGAAGATTCTTACAAGGACAGTACCTTGATCATGCAGCTGTTGCGAGACAACCTTACTTTATGGACTTCTGATATCCCAGAAGATAGTG AGGACCAGAAAATGGAAAGCGCGACTAAGAGTGgtcaagaagaagaagaattggGCCGCTAA